The nucleotide window TGCATCTGCTAAGACCAAACATATATAGCTCCTTCCAGGGGCAGGATGGAGCTCACCTGCTAAGGGCGAATGAATACTCACCTCACCATAGCGGCCGCGCCGGCGGCGGAGGACAATTGCTAGCAGATCTCAGACAGGGCCAGAGGGGGTGGGGGTGCGCGGCGGCGGAGAAGACTGGGAAACAGAGGAGCTCGATTCAGACATGGCGGCGGACTCTGCTCTGGCGGCAATGGGCAGAGGACACAGAGACTGATTTGTTTTTGTGTGCACGCAAATAAAACAAATGAAATGAAAGATGATTTTTTTAAATATATAAAATTTTGTAGTTGAATTTCTGCGAAACATATATATCCTGATGTTCTGTTTCTACTATACCACTATAAAAGAAAGAGAGGGCGGAGAACCAGATCATCCTATTCATCGAAACCTACAATCTGATGGTCTACATCACTCCAACATACTAAACGCGTTTTACACTTTAATTACCCACCATGCCATTACTTACAGCTTGTTTGGCTCCCCTGATTTCATTTCATTTGGCTGAAATGAAATGAAATGAAATCTCTATCAAGATTTCATTTGGCTGAATCTAGATTCCAAATCCAAATTTCATGTTTGGCTGTCACTAGGATTTTGAGGTCAAATCTGTACCAGAACCAAAATGAGCATGAAACTATACCAGCACCAACGCACTAGCCTTTGTGCTAGGAATAAATAGTATGAACAAATCTGTACCAACACCAACATTGACAGCTCGTTTGTTCACACATGGCAATGTTTTGCATTAAACTGAACCATGCCAATACATATAACTTAAACATGAGACTTTGTAAAAAGTTAATCTTTGCAATACGACAAAGGTTCACAACAACATCAAATGATCATAATCTAGTCAAGGTTACATAAAAACTGAATCTTTGCATTATTAGCACCATCCAAGAAAGATTTTCATTGCTCAAGGATCTTCATTTCTTCGTTCTGTTCGTTCAACATCACACTTCACCCAAAATTTCCTGCAAAATATGATGAGAAATGGTGACATATGGTCTCATAGGGCAATAAACAATCCTTGAACACAATGGTTGGTAGAAATTGCTCAAAGTGAAAGATGAGGATAGCCAAGAAGACAAATCGAAGTGTCACACGATAAGCTTTAGCTTGCAACAATCTCTAGGAAGGGTAAGAAAACTCAACTTGATATAGAAATTTTTCAAAGGTTAACTTGCACTTCATTTGCACAATTATCATGAATCGAAAGGTAATAGCAAAAAACCATCAACAACCGAGTAGGTTAAGTAGGACCGAAACTAAGTCGATAAAAGACTACAGCCACTAAATAAGCATATATCTGGTTGATGTATTCTAGACTAATAATGCCACCTCTCGACCGAAGAAAAAAAGACTAGTTCATAAGAGACCTTCAAACACACTGAATATTTATGTGCATGCAAAATATGTTCATAAAACCTTGTTTCAGGAGACAAGGCAGAACAAGTTGTTCTCAAACATGGCAGGAAAACGTTGTTTTATCAAGCCATGTTTGGGAAGACCTGGCAGGAAAACCTTATTAAGATGATAACATAAAACCTTCTATCATGCTAATCTCAAACATGGAAATAGGTAAGTACATAAATATGATGAAAAGCAAGCAAGCTGCTGCCTCCTCTGCTCCATATTGGCATGACAAAATACAGGACACCCATAATATTGTACTATAACAAACAACTAAGGACAAAATGCAGTAGAGCTTGCTAGCTGGTAACTAATCACAGAACAAGAAACATACCTTCATTGGTTGATTTGCTTGAGGATCCATTTCTTCTTCATCCTTTCAGGCAGCGCCATAAGAGCCTTGAACTTGCGGTCATCTGCTATGAGGAAATCATAAGCTGCTAGCAAGCCATCATCATCCAGTCCCACAATTGCATTGAGAGCGTCAAGTATTTCTTCAGGAGAGGAGGGTTTCTCAGGAGGAGCAACTTGAGCGATATCAGCTTTGTAGGCACTGGTAAAATTATCCAATTTCTCTCCAAGCATAGATGCAATTGAGTCATCCGATCGATATCTTTTCCTCGCCGGTTTGGGTTGAAGATGTTGCGGCAGAATCAGTGTTGATGTTGTTGACATTCTCTGCAGCCATTTCCGCTGCACTTTCACCAGCAGTTCTGGCTCCGGTTCCGGTGGCATGATCCTTCGAGAAGACAAGGCTGATAGAGTCCCAAAACTTTATGACCTTGTGCCTGTAGCATGCTGCATCTTTGTTTGCCTGCAACCCATGAAGACAAATAGTCTCATGTCATGGTGGAAAATGAACACACATCCATCCAAACACCAAACACACATCCAAAGAGAAAATCGTAGACTACAGCTAAGATGTAACTCATGTCATGGTGCAAAATCACATAAATAATGGGGAAAACAAGTGCACTGCTGCAAGTTGTGATTGTTTCTCAAGAGAAGGCTGATTACTAATATAATAGCAAAACATAGGGGAAATGATGAGTAAACTACTGATTAGAAGGCTATGCATGAACAAGTATAAGTGCATGTTTTCAAATAAACTTGGCTGAATTCCACATCATGATGGAGAAGGTGGAGAAGGTGTATAAGTGCATTGTTTTCGAATAAGACTACTTGACCACATGAATGATGAAAATGAATCTTGTGGCCATGCCATGAATACATAGATGCTCAAGATGTAGTGCTTACCTTGACATAGTTTCTCCACACGTCCTCACTATCAACCATAAGCTTGTTATGGATCCAATCCCACCCAAAACCACTCGTTGACAACATCTTGCTGACATTGACATAGTGTCTATCAATAGTCTTGCACCTTGATATGACATTCTCCTTTGTGATATCCACATTGCACTTGGCTCGAACATTCTTGACAACTGCAGTGTAAACATGTGGCTTCCACCCATTTTGAGCACGATCCCCTCTATTGTAATGCTCCACGAACACATTCAGCATTGCTTCATCCATTTCATCCGTCCAGGTAAGGTAGTTTCTACCTCCTTTCTTCTCCACATCCATATCTTCCTGCAAGCAACAATATATGTATGAGACAAACGTAGAatccagagagagagagagggggttcAAAAATAGGCATATGAAATATATGAACATACAAATGAATGAAATCAATGATTGGCTCCCCCGCGTCTCCTTTGGTAATCTGCCCACATTTGATTAGCTAAGGTATCTCGC belongs to Triticum urartu cultivar G1812 chromosome 7, Tu2.1, whole genome shotgun sequence and includes:
- the LOC125519643 gene encoding uncharacterized protein LOC125519643, which translates into the protein MDVEKKGGRNYLTWTDEMDEAMLNVFVEHYNRGDRAQNGWKPHVYTAVVKNVRAKCNVDITKENVISRCKTIDRHYVNVSKMLSTSGFGWDWIHNKLMVDSEDVWRNYVKANKDAACYRHKVIKFWDSISLVFSKDHATGTGARTAGESAAEMAAENVNNINTDSAATSSTQTGE